The following coding sequences lie in one Tachysurus fulvidraco isolate hzauxx_2018 chromosome 19, HZAU_PFXX_2.0, whole genome shotgun sequence genomic window:
- the LOC113656947 gene encoding scavenger receptor cysteine-rich type 1 protein M130-like has product MNAQVVCRQLDCGSALSADDRFGSGEGTFWLNRVKCRGDEIHLWDCHHSLKKHTDCSPAGLTCADISTVSTATPTTTTKPVRTGPPSFPPLVLYVLGTLLFLALVLLLVLFYQNRVLRRVVSMTMKRKSEPEAVYEEINHRYMARRSFTQRGSLLSEEQHSGYEHVDDELLSVKSGIKEKAEYYDDVMDTSDIISG; this is encoded by the exons ATGAACgctcaggtggtgtgcagacagctggaCTGTGGGTCGGCGCTGAGTGCTGATGATCGGTTTGGTTCTGGTGAAGGGACTTTCTGGCTGAACAGAGTGAAGTGTCGAGGGGATGAGATTCACCTGTGGGACTGTCATCATTCCCTgaagaaacacactgactgctctcctgctggactcacctgtgcag ACATATCCACAGTGTCCACTGCtacacccaccaccaccaccaaaccag TAAGAACTGgacctccatccttccctccacTGGTTCTCTATGTGTTGGGAACGCTGCTCTTCCTGGCCTTAGTGCTTCTGCTGGTACTGTTTTACCAGAACAGAGTGCTCAGGAGAG TTGTCTCTATGACGATGAAACGTAAGTCTGAGCCTGAGGCAGTCTATGAGGAGATCAACCACAGATACATGGCTAGAAGAAGCTTCACACAAAGAG GAAGtctcctctctgaagaacagcattctgggtatgagcatgtggatgatgagcttctctcag taaagtCTGGGATCAAAGAAAAGGCTgagtattatgatgatgtcatggacACCAGTGACATCATAAGTGG gtga